A window from Vigna angularis cultivar LongXiaoDou No.4 chromosome 7, ASM1680809v1, whole genome shotgun sequence encodes these proteins:
- the LOC108337467 gene encoding 50S ribosomal protein L31, chloroplastic, translating to MAQSVTNTFIQGTRFLPLPPPKRNVGRVVQCGVRCRKKDIHPEFHGEAKVYCNGELVMTTGGTQKEYVVDVWSGNHPFYLGNRSAVMVSDDQVEKFRKKFGELTQIMEIPVLKGEIVIPSRRKGVSKGGKKK from the exons ATGGCGCAGAGTGTGACCAACACATTCATCCAAGGAACACGCTTTCTTCCACTTCCACCTCCCAAGAGAAAC GTAGGGAGAGTGGTGCAGTGTGGGGTTCGGTGCAGGAAGAAGGATATACACCCGGAGTTCCATGGGGAAGCCAAGGTGTACTGTAACGGAGAGCTGGTGATGACGACGGGTGGGACCCAGAAGGAGTATGTGGTGGACGTGTGGTCGGGGAACCACCCCTTCTACCTCGGCAACCGCTCGGCGGTTATGGTGAGCGACGACCAGGTGGAGAAGTTCAGGAAGAAGTTCGGGGAGCTCACGCAGATTATGGAGATTCCTGTCCTCAAAGGAGAGATTGTTATCCCCTCTAGACGCAAGGGGGTTTCCAAGGGAGGCAAAAAGAAGTGA